The genomic DNA CTTATACGCCGCCACCGCCTTGAGTTTCCGCTCCATCTGCCCGGTGATATCGACAAAGAACGAATGTTGCCCATCGCGGAAAGAGGATGTATAAATGATTTTGCGCGGGCGGTGCGGCTCACCCTCAAGCGGGAGTTTCCGCAATCCCGCCAGAAAGCAGGCATCGTATCCCAGAAGCGAGGCGGCCAGATGGTCGGGGTGGCGCTGTACCCAGTACGGCAATATCACCAGTTCGGGGCGAAGGGTTCTGATTACCTGCGCCACTTTCAATTTATTCTCGCGGTTCACCTCCACTCCGGCATCGGGAAGGCGCAGATTGTGACGGTATGTCAGCCCCATTATTTGCGCGGCCTCTTCGGCTTCCCTGCCCCTGTCGGCGGCGGTTCCTTTGGTGCCCATCTCCCCTTCGGTCAGGTCAAGGATGCCGACTCTCTTCCCCTTATCGGCCAGCTTGATCATCGTGCCGCCGCAGGTAATTTCGATATCGTCGCGATGCGCGGCTATTGCCAGCAGATCAAGTTTAATTTCAGCCATCGAGCACCTGTTGGTAATAAGCTTCGTACTGTGGAACAATTTTGTCCGAACTGAATCGTTCGAGCGCCAGCTTGCGGGCATCGAGCTTGAATTGAGTCAACATATTTCCATTGGAGAGCAATTCTACGGCGGCGTTGGCCATGGCGGTGGTGTCTCCGACCGGGAACAAGTAGCCATTGACACCCTCATCGACTACCTCAACCAGCCCTGTCCCGGAAGTGCCGATCACCGGCACGCCGCAGGCGAGCGCCTCGAGCGCGGCCAGACCGAAAGATTCCTCTTCCGAAGGGAGAAGGAACAGGTCCGACAGCGGCAGGATTGCCTCTACTCTATCTTGATTGCCAAGAAAGACCACCTTGTCATTGAGATTTTTCTTGTTTACCTGCCTTCGCGCCAGGATGGCATCGGGCCCCTCGCCGATAAGAAGCAATTTAGCCGGAAGCTGCCGGGAAATTTTATCAAAAATATCAATGACATCAATAATCCTTTTGACCGGGCGGAAATTGGAGATATGGGAGATAACAAATTCCCCTTCGTTGGCGAAAGAGCGTCGTTTGCACTCCTGGCTCTCCGGGTTGAAACGGCCAACATCGAAAAAATTATGGATGACTTTTATCTCTTTCCCGATTTTGAAAACCTGCTCGGTCTCATCGGCCAGATAAGAGGAGACGGCGGTGATACCATCGGAAGCCTTGATGGAGAAGCGGGTGATATCGTAGTAGGACGGATCGGCGCCCACCAGAGTTATATCGGTGCCGTGCAAAGTGGTTATGATTTTGGGAATTTTGCAGGTGATGAGTTGCTTGGCCAGAAAGGCGGAAGTGGCATGTGGAACGGCGTAGTGCACATGCAATATTTCCAGATTGAACTGACAGACCACCTCGGCCATTTTGGCTGCCAGCGACAGGGTGTACGGCGGATGTTTAAAGAGCGGATAAGCGGTCGTCTCGACGCCGTGGAAAAAAAGATTCTGCTGGTACTTGTCCAGACGAAACGGCAGAGCGTAACTGATAAAATGAACCTGGTGTCCCCGCATGGCCAGCTGCTGCCCCAGCTCGGTGGCCACAATGCCGGAACCGCCAGCCACCGGATAACAGGTTATACCGATATTCATATCAAGCCTCGAATTCCGAGATATAGATCATCTGATGTTCGTCGTTTCCGGTCTCAATGCTCCCGACAATGAAATCAACAATGCCGAAACCATACTTGGAAATATAATAATTTATATTCAAGGAGCGCTCCTGGAGATTTCGATTTGGGAAGAGTGCGGTTGACAGTCTATAAATCTGGTTTCGGGTCGATTCCATCTTCCTTTTGTGATGGTCATATATTTTTTTCTCAAAGGCATTAATCGCGAAATCGATCTTGCCGTAGGTCTGTTTCCCCAGCGGTTCCAGCGTTTCATCAAATTGCCGCACCGAGCTGAATAATTCATTATAGGCATCCTCGAACCGCGCCCGAAAAGAGGCGATTTGCGCCTCCATCTCTTTCGGGAATGAACGTGCGGTCACGCGGTTGATTAATTCCTCCACGTCGCCGGTGAGGTCAACAAGCTTCAGGTCGAATTTCTCAAGAAAATCCTCGTGCCGCTTTTCTACGATAGTCAGCGCGGGGCGAAAATAATAGTATGGCTGCACCAGATTGAACGGTTCGAAGAGTTTTCCTATTTGTGCAAAGTAAGCGATTTCAGATGGCCCGCCGGCCTGCGCCACCACCGGGAAAAGATAAGACTGCCAGAGCGGACGGGTGAGGACATCGGGCGAGAACTTTTCCGGATTCTTCTCAATCAAATCGAGCAATCCGCTGATGCCCAGAGTTTTTTCGCCGACCACAAAGCTGTCATCCTTAAAATGAATCGCGATTCGCTCCGGGGCGTGAAAAAAGAGATGCACGGCCGATTCTCTTTTCTCGGCCTGAATATGATATCCATCAGCCGCGAGATTTCGCTCGGTCTCTTCAAGAAGCTCTTTCAGATTGAAGAAACCCTCAGCCAGCCGCTTGAAAAATCCTTTGGAGATCGTTTTTACTTCTTTATCGGCGGGAGAAAAAACAATTAGTCCCATATCGGGAAGGGTATCGAGCAGAAATTTGCCAAACGCCTCGACCATGTTAGAATTGAGCGAATAAGCATCAAAGAGGCGGCCGAGCAGATTCTCGCTGAACCCGGTGCTGCCATAGGCGGCACGGGCGCTGTCAGCGAGCGCATGGTAGGCTTCTTCGTTGTCCAGAAGAATTTCGGCTGAAGGGATACGCGTTTCCGGCGCGACACCATAATTGAGCTTAGTCAGTTCACCCTGTTTATCGAGATAGAAAACAATGTCGATTTCTTCAAAATCATGATCATCGGCGGCAATCCAGAAAATCGGGACGACCGGTCGATGCAGTTCCTGCTCGAGCAGTTTCGCCTGATTTACTATGCCGATCGCTTTATAGAGAGTAAGGAGCGGCCCGCCGAAGAGGCCGGCCTGCTGGCCCGCGAAAATACAGAGAGCATCTTCATGCCGAAGTTTCTCGATGGTGCAGAAAGTTTCCGGTTTGGCCTTGAAAGCAATATTCTGTCTTTTGAGAATATCACACATGAGACCGCGGTCAACGCGGGGATTATCGATCCGGATAGCCGTCTCGTTCGCGGTATCCCGAAAGAAATATTTCTTTATGGCCGGCTTTTTATCGAGGAAATCGATAAAGAGATCGGTATAACGAAATTCTTTAACCGGCCTGATCGACCGTTCCTTCATCAGTGAAATCTTCCTTTCTAACCTGGACGGTTTCGCGCCCGGTGAACCAAACGACGATGTCATCAATAATTGTATATACGACCGGCACGACCACAAGGGTAAGCAACGTCGAACTGATCAATCCGCCTACCACGGCTCGGGCCATAGGTGCCCGCAACTCGGCACCAGGACCAAAAGCGAATATCAGAGGAAACATACCAAAGACCATGGCAAAAGTCGTCATTAAAATCGGCCTGAGACGAATCGGGCCGGCAATCAAAATGGCCTCAGTCCTGGAGATTCCGCGATAGCGATTCTGCTTGATGAAGTCAACGAGCAGAATGGCATTCTTGGTCACCAAACCCATCAGCATGATAATGCCGATAAGCGACATGATGGAAATTGAATTTCCGAAAATCAGAAGTGCCACGATGGCTCCGACCAGGGACATGGGCAGAGAGAACATAATGGAAAAGGGATCAAAGAATGACTCAAACTGCGACGCCAGCAACAGGTAAACGAAAATTACGGCCAGCATTAATGAAAAGAAAATATATCCGAACGATTCCTCCTGGATTTCGCCCATACCGGTTTTTCCAATATAGTATCCGGGAGGGAGGTCTATTTTCTTAGTCTCCGTCACGATATTATCAAGCATGGTCCCGGGGAAATATCCTTCGAGCACATTGCCTCCGACTTTTATCTCACGCAGCCGATCATATCGATTATATTTGCCGACCGAAGCGCTTTTTTCGACCCGGGCGAAATGTGACAGGGGGACCATGAAGGAACGTCGTCCCTCCACATCCTTATTGCTGGCAATCAGGATTCTATCGATGTCCGCGCTGCCGGCGCGATCGGACTCTTTCAGCC from Candidatus Zixiibacteriota bacterium includes the following:
- the bshC gene encoding bacillithiol biosynthesis cysteine-adding enzyme BshC, yielding MKERSIRPVKEFRYTDLFIDFLDKKPAIKKYFFRDTANETAIRIDNPRVDRGLMCDILKRQNIAFKAKPETFCTIEKLRHEDALCIFAGQQAGLFGGPLLTLYKAIGIVNQAKLLEQELHRPVVPIFWIAADDHDFEEIDIVFYLDKQGELTKLNYGVAPETRIPSAEILLDNEEAYHALADSARAAYGSTGFSENLLGRLFDAYSLNSNMVEAFGKFLLDTLPDMGLIVFSPADKEVKTISKGFFKRLAEGFFNLKELLEETERNLAADGYHIQAEKRESAVHLFFHAPERIAIHFKDDSFVVGEKTLGISGLLDLIEKNPEKFSPDVLTRPLWQSYLFPVVAQAGGPSEIAYFAQIGKLFEPFNLVQPYYYFRPALTIVEKRHEDFLEKFDLKLVDLTGDVEELINRVTARSFPKEMEAQIASFRARFEDAYNELFSSVRQFDETLEPLGKQTYGKIDFAINAFEKKIYDHHKRKMESTRNQIYRLSTALFPNRNLQERSLNINYYISKYGFGIVDFIVGSIETGNDEHQMIYISEFEA
- the bshA gene encoding N-acetyl-alpha-D-glucosaminyl L-malate synthase BshA encodes the protein MNIGITCYPVAGGSGIVATELGQQLAMRGHQVHFISYALPFRLDKYQQNLFFHGVETTAYPLFKHPPYTLSLAAKMAEVVCQFNLEILHVHYAVPHATSAFLAKQLITCKIPKIITTLHGTDITLVGADPSYYDITRFSIKASDGITAVSSYLADETEQVFKIGKEIKVIHNFFDVGRFNPESQECKRRSFANEGEFVISHISNFRPVKRIIDVIDIFDKISRQLPAKLLLIGEGPDAILARRQVNKKNLNDKVVFLGNQDRVEAILPLSDLFLLPSEEESFGLAALEALACGVPVIGTSGTGLVEVVDEGVNGYLFPVGDTTAMANAAVELLSNGNMLTQFKLDARKLALERFSSDKIVPQYEAYYQQVLDG
- the bshB1 gene encoding bacillithiol biosynthesis deacetylase BshB1, with amino-acid sequence MAEIKLDLLAIAAHRDDIEITCGGTMIKLADKGKRVGILDLTEGEMGTKGTAADRGREAEEAAQIMGLTYRHNLRLPDAGVEVNRENKLKVAQVIRTLRPELVILPYWVQRHPDHLAASLLGYDACFLAGLRKLPLEGEPHRPRKIIYTSSFRDGQHSFFVDITGQMERKLKAVAAYKSQFDGTPSSREIYRPGVDIFEYMTVTAQHYGHMVGVKYAEAFAIKEQILIDDPAEMPVRSI